A single Populus nigra chromosome 13, ddPopNigr1.1, whole genome shotgun sequence DNA region contains:
- the LOC133671405 gene encoding uncharacterized GPI-anchored protein At1g61900-like, with protein MEGLQTISCLKGSLGHQFLLFIVWLSSFQVAVALQTLLEPNHVSSTSELGTPPISGLFGPIEISPSVFPRYPYPGENLAPMYPTFPTTYEPNLTGKCPVNFTAMSNVIDRTASDCSQPLAALVGNVICCPQLGSLLHIFQGYFSGNSDKLVLQNAVADDCFSDIISILASRGANITIPTLCSVKSLNLTGGLCPVKDVVNFEKIVNTSKLLEACSTVDPLKECCRPICQSAIMEAALEISGTQLTINDNKDLVTVPNHNDPLSDCKGVVFSYISRKLSADAANSAFRILSACKVNKACPLNFTQPLEVIKACRNLAAPNPSCCSALNTYIAGIQNQMLITNKQAIICATVLGSKLRQGGVMTNVYELCDIDLKDFSIQAYGQQGCLLRSLPADVILDNSTGFSFTCDLTDNIAAPWPSSSSVSSVSLCAPEMSLPALPTSQIRNPGNRGGELEPLVPIFSFFIFSALLY; from the exons ATGGAGGGTTTACAGACTATCAGTTGTCTAAAGG GTTCACTAGGCCATCAgttcttgttatttattgttTGGTTATCCAGTTTCCAAGTAGCTGTGGCATTGCAGACCCTGCTTGAGCCTAATCATGTTTCCTCTACATCTGAGCTAGGCACTCCACCTATTTCTGGACTTTTTGGACCTATTGAAATATCACCTTCTGTCTTCCCACGCTACCCTTATCCTGGTGAGAATTTAGCTCCTATGTACCCAACTTTCCCCACCACATATGAGCCAAATTTAACCGGGAAATGCCCTGTAAATTTCACTGCTATGTCAAATGTCATAGACAGAACCGCATCTGATTGCTCTCAACCCTTGGCAGCTCTTGTAGGAAATGTAATATGCTGTCCACAGCTTGGTAGTTTGCTCCACATTTTCCAGGGTTATTTCAGTGGCAACTCTGATAAGTTGGTTTTGCAGAATGCAGTGGCTGATGATTGTTTTTCAGATATCATTAGTATACTAGCAAGCAGAGGGGCGAATATCACTATACCTACACTTTGCTCTGTTAAATCGTTAAATCTTACTGGTGGGTTGTGTCCTGTGAAGGATGTTGTTAACTTTGAGAAAATAGTAAATACAAGCAAATTACTGGAAGCCTGCAGTACTGTCGATCCTCTTAAAGAGTGTTGTAGACCAATTTGCCAATCTGCAATCATGGAAGCTGCTCTTGAGATTTCCGGGACACAATTGACAATCAATGATAATAAAGATTTGGTGACCGTGCCTAATCATAATGATCCTCTTAGTGATTGTAAAGGGGTGGTATTTTCATATATCTCTAGGAAGTTATCAGCAGATGCTGCAAATAGTGCATTCCGGATATTATCTGCCTGCAAAGTTAACAAGG CTTGTCCTTTGAATTTCACACAGCCATTAGAAGTTATTAAAGCATGTCGAAATTTAGCTGCTCCCAATCCCTCCTGCTGTAGCGCATTAAATACATACATTGCTGGGAtacaaaatcaaatgttaattaCAAACAAACAGGCGATAATCTGTGCAACAGTTTTGGGGTCCAAGCTACGACAAGGCGGGGTCATGACAAATGTTTATGAGCTTTGTGACATTGACTTGAAAGATTTTAGCATACAAG CATATGGACAACAAG GTTGTCTGCTTCGAAGCTTGCCTGCCGATGTTATATTAGACAATTCGACAGGGTTCAGCTTTACATGTGACTTGACCGACAACATTGCAGCTCCATGGCCATCATCATCCTCCGTGTCATCCGTGTCTCTTTGTGCCCCAG AGATGTCCTTGCCTGCCTTGCCTACATCACAGATCAGAAACCCAG GCAATCGTGGTGGTGAGTTGGAGCCGCTGGTAcccattttttcattttttattttcagtgcATTGTTGTACTGA